The Faecalibacter sp. LW9 genome has a segment encoding these proteins:
- a CDS encoding type II 3-dehydroquinate dehydratase gives MKQIQIINGPNLNLLGVREPEIYGTQTFEDFFIEIRKQFPDCSIHYYQSNHEGDLIDLIHKVGFSYDGIVLNAGAYTHYSYALADAIKAVKTPVVEVHISDIYAREGFRATSVTGVNCIKIISGKGLPGYIEAIKEFIK, from the coding sequence ATGAAGCAAATACAAATTATTAACGGTCCCAATCTAAATTTATTAGGTGTAAGAGAGCCTGAAATTTACGGAACTCAAACTTTTGAGGATTTTTTTATCGAAATCAGAAAACAATTTCCAGATTGTTCGATTCATTATTATCAATCCAATCATGAAGGGGATTTGATTGATTTGATCCACAAGGTGGGATTTTCTTATGATGGAATTGTATTGAATGCAGGTGCATATACTCATTATTCTTATGCTTTAGCAGATGCTATTAAAGCTGTGAAGACTCCAGTGGTTGAGGTACATATCTCTGATATTTATGCCAGAGAAGGTTTTCGTGCCACAAGTGTAACAGGAGTTAATTGTATCAAAATTATATCGGGTAAAGGATTGCCTGGCTATATCGAAGCTATTAAAGAATTCATTAAATAA
- the yihA gene encoding ribosome biogenesis GTP-binding protein YihA/YsxC has protein sequence MMIKKAEFLKSSQKYTECPPPFKPEYAFIGRSNVGKSSLINMLANKKSLAKTSATPGKTQLINTFEMDDTWYLTDLPGYGFAKAPKGVRGGFNRMIYDYIEFRKNLVNVFLLIDSRHKPQQIDLQFMQWLGNKGIPFSIVFTKLDKLSSTEFQKNLNNYKNELLKTWEELPVIFSSSSSSQIGKLEILGYIESLNEHLVDEFKKEQYKKEY, from the coding sequence ATGATGATTAAGAAAGCTGAATTTCTTAAAAGTTCGCAAAAATATACAGAATGTCCTCCTCCATTCAAACCGGAGTATGCATTTATTGGAAGGTCTAATGTTGGAAAATCTTCGTTAATAAATATGTTAGCGAATAAAAAATCATTAGCAAAAACTTCGGCTACTCCAGGTAAAACGCAATTAATTAATACGTTTGAAATGGACGACACTTGGTATCTTACGGATTTACCGGGTTATGGTTTTGCCAAAGCCCCGAAAGGAGTTCGAGGTGGTTTTAATCGTATGATTTATGATTATATCGAGTTTCGTAAAAACTTAGTGAATGTATTCTTACTAATCGATTCGAGACATAAACCTCAACAAATCGATTTACAGTTTATGCAATGGTTAGGAAATAAAGGAATTCCTTTTTCAATTGTATTTACTAAACTGGATAAATTATCGAGTACTGAATTCCAAAAGAATTTAAATAACTACAAAAATGAATTATTAAAAACATGGGAAGAATTACCCGTTATTTTCTCTAGTTCGTCAAGTAGTCAAATTGGAAAATTAGAAATCTTAGGATACATCGAAAGTCTGAATGAACATTTGGTGGACGAATTTAAAAAAGAACAATACAAAAAAGAATATTAA
- a CDS encoding alpha/beta hydrolase, giving the protein MFFSLKKKDKFSYIEEGEGKPIVLLHGLMGELSNFSSLTSYFSQRGYKVYAPELPLYSLPVISTNVTNIAKHVAKFIETVIQEPVILVGNSLGGHIGLVVSHKRPELVTALCLTGSSGLYEKSFGETYPKRGDYEYVKRKTREVFYDPTVATKEIVDDVFNTVNDRNKAIKTLYIARDAIKSNMKSDLIDIKIPVCLIWGKQDNVTPPEVAVEFNEELPDASLYWIDKCGHAPMMEHPDLFNEILDQWLIEKNIAPSVK; this is encoded by the coding sequence ATGTTTTTTAGCTTAAAAAAGAAAGACAAATTCTCTTATATAGAAGAAGGAGAGGGTAAACCTATCGTATTATTACATGGATTAATGGGGGAACTTAGTAACTTTAGCTCATTAACAAGTTATTTCTCGCAGAGAGGTTATAAAGTATACGCACCAGAATTACCTTTGTATTCTTTACCAGTTATTAGTACAAACGTGACTAACATTGCAAAACACGTTGCAAAATTTATTGAAACAGTTATTCAAGAACCTGTTATTTTAGTTGGTAATTCATTAGGTGGACATATCGGTTTAGTCGTAAGCCATAAAAGACCAGAATTAGTAACTGCTTTATGTCTAACAGGGAGCTCTGGATTATATGAAAAATCTTTTGGTGAAACTTATCCTAAAAGAGGAGATTATGAATATGTGAAGCGTAAAACACGTGAAGTATTTTATGACCCAACAGTTGCTACAAAAGAGATTGTAGATGACGTATTCAACACGGTAAACGATCGTAATAAAGCCATCAAAACATTATATATTGCACGTGATGCGATTAAATCAAACATGAAATCCGATTTAATAGACATTAAAATTCCTGTTTGTTTAATCTGGGGAAAACAAGATAATGTTACGCCTCCTGAAGTTGCAGTTGAATTTAATGAAGAATTGCCTGATGCTTCATTATATTGGATTGATAAATGTGGACATGCTCCTATGATGGAACATCCTGATTTATTCAATGAAATTTTGGATCAATGGTTAATTGAAAAGAATATTGCACCATCTGTAAAATAA
- the mraZ gene encoding division/cell wall cluster transcriptional repressor MraZ has translation MNSLFGTYECKVDTKGRLPIPAGLKKQLADCMEDGFVIKRSVFQQCLEIHPMKNWEKIMIDLGKLNRFVKKNSDFIRIYTAGVKMVEVDSNCRLQISKDLVKYASIDKDVVLSSSVDFIEIWDKELYESIINNVDDVDFAQIAEDIMGNLNEDE, from the coding sequence ATGAATTCATTGTTTGGTACATATGAGTGCAAAGTCGATACAAAAGGCAGGCTCCCAATACCAGCGGGTTTAAAGAAGCAACTTGCTGATTGTATGGAGGATGGTTTTGTGATAAAGCGTTCTGTATTCCAACAATGTTTAGAGATACATCCCATGAAAAACTGGGAGAAAATTATGATTGATTTAGGAAAACTGAATCGATTTGTTAAAAAAAATAGTGATTTTATTCGAATTTACACTGCTGGAGTGAAGATGGTAGAAGTAGATTCGAATTGTCGTTTGCAAATCTCAAAGGATTTGGTGAAATATGCCTCAATTGATAAAGATGTGGTGTTGAGTTCATCAGTCGATTTTATTGAGATTTGGGATAAAGAGTTGTACGAAAGTATTATTAATAATGTTGATGATGTCGATTTTGCTCAAATAGCAGAAGATATCATGGGAAATTTAAACGAAGATGAGTGA
- the rsmH gene encoding 16S rRNA (cytosine(1402)-N(4))-methyltransferase RsmH, whose protein sequence is MSEYHNPVLLKESVDALIINDSGIYVDCTFGGGGHSREIVSRLAEGGKLYSFDQDEDAVRNKFYDPKFELIEQNFRFLKNNLRFRMVREVDGVLADLGVSSHQFDTPDRGFSTRFDGELDMRMNQNSKLSAKTIVNEYEEEDLARIFYDYGELQGSYRLAKEIIKARADKPIETIDELKAIFSFIPKMKENKFFAQMFQALRIEVNDEMAALKEMLMQCAEVVKPGGRLVIISYHSLEDRLVKRFIKNGMFEGEPERDMYGNWYAPFKPLQSKVIVPTQEEINVNPRARSAKMRIAVRNENE, encoded by the coding sequence ATGAGTGAATATCATAATCCAGTATTGTTAAAAGAAAGTGTTGATGCATTAATTATTAATGATTCAGGGATTTATGTGGATTGTACTTTCGGAGGTGGTGGTCACTCTCGCGAAATTGTAAGTCGTTTAGCAGAAGGTGGAAAGTTGTATTCTTTCGATCAAGATGAAGATGCTGTTCGCAATAAGTTTTACGATCCAAAATTCGAATTAATTGAACAGAATTTTAGATTCTTAAAAAATAATTTACGTTTCCGAATGGTTCGTGAAGTAGACGGTGTTCTTGCAGATTTAGGGGTTTCTTCTCATCAATTTGATACACCAGATCGTGGGTTTTCTACACGTTTTGATGGTGAATTGGATATGCGAATGAATCAAAATTCAAAATTATCAGCTAAAACGATTGTTAATGAATATGAGGAAGAAGATTTAGCTCGTATTTTTTATGATTATGGTGAGTTACAAGGATCATATCGTTTAGCGAAAGAAATTATTAAAGCAAGAGCAGATAAACCGATTGAAACTATTGATGAATTAAAAGCAATTTTCTCATTTATTCCCAAGATGAAAGAGAATAAGTTCTTTGCTCAAATGTTTCAAGCTTTACGTATCGAGGTGAATGACGAAATGGCTGCGTTAAAAGAAATGTTGATGCAGTGTGCAGAAGTAGTGAAACCGGGAGGGCGTCTTGTGATTATTTCTTACCATTCATTAGAAGATCGTTTAGTGAAACGATTCATTAAAAATGGAATGTTTGAAGGAGAGCCTGAACGTGATATGTATGGGAATTGGTATGCGCCATTTAAACCCTTACAATCAAAGGTTATTGTTCCGACGCAAGAAGAAATTAATGTTAATCCAAGAGCACGTAGTGCTAAAATGAGAATCGCAGTAAGAAACGAAAATGAATAA
- a CDS encoding FtsL-like putative cell division protein, translating to MNKKGKQGRVEKIKKEDLPSRNTIFKILAGDFLINSSSRKNWSFIIYVVFLAFLSITSSHWVDRKVVRINELQESVEDLRSQYTDKHRDLMRMQLETEIISKTEMYGLKIPDKQPYYIVEKIDE from the coding sequence ATGAATAAGAAAGGTAAACAAGGTAGAGTAGAAAAGATAAAGAAGGAGGATTTGCCTTCTCGAAATACGATTTTCAAGATTTTAGCTGGAGATTTTTTAATCAATAGTAGTTCAAGAAAAAACTGGTCTTTTATAATTTACGTTGTATTCTTAGCTTTTTTAAGTATTACCAGTTCCCATTGGGTGGATCGAAAAGTAGTTCGGATTAATGAATTACAAGAAAGTGTTGAAGATTTAAGATCTCAATATACCGATAAGCATCGCGATTTAATGCGCATGCAATTGGAAACTGAAATTATTAGTAAAACAGAAATGTATGGGCTTAAAATACCAGATAAGCAACCATACTATATAGTAGAAAAAATTGATGAATAA
- a CDS encoding penicillin-binding protein: MFRINVIEGEELEAFAAKNNFRLDTVEAERGNLYASNGALMATTVTKHNIYVDLVAIKDELYNEQIGALSDSLGRMFEKSSVHFLDKFNKERQKKNRYMMLVKGLDYDQYQRIRKFPIFNKGQNKGGFIHETESIRELIVSDIGARTIGYDDSRGKVGLEGAYSDLLTGVEGRRWEQFMGRGKWKPFKQWEQEPQPGSSVYTTIDADLQMISYDALYQQLSAFEAQHGSVVVMEVATGKIRAIVNLTRKENGTYVDDYNYAVGEAAEPGSTFKAVSMLIGMDDGYFNKNTVVETGGGAYKLYNRRITDSHANGTLTVDGVIKKSSNIGTAKLINEHYNSQPEKFFKKLEQWHMTKPLGVDILGEGKPIMHRPDSKSWSNVTLPVMSYGYGLSITPIQLVTFYNAIANNGKMVKPLFMDKIAKKGEEDIVFEPVVLVERLTSIENIKAMQDMLKGAVTEGTARLIHTDNYEIAGKTGTARVEYWKKDQGMQYRASFAGYFPADKPKYSCIVVVHKPNPQKGYYGGGVTAPVFKKIADWVYSKTPIPLPSDIKKSGKNVINEFAKESVINVSKVQNIVPNVMGYSGSKAIPVLENMGLDVRYSGIGRVTNQSLPAGKRFKKGETIYLMLER, translated from the coding sequence ATGTTTAGAATCAATGTGATTGAAGGGGAAGAATTGGAGGCTTTTGCGGCTAAAAATAATTTCCGTCTTGATACAGTAGAAGCTGAACGAGGAAATTTATATGCCTCTAACGGTGCTTTAATGGCTACAACCGTTACAAAACATAATATTTATGTGGATTTAGTAGCGATTAAAGATGAGCTGTATAATGAACAAATTGGAGCGCTTTCAGATTCTTTAGGACGAATGTTTGAAAAATCGTCAGTTCATTTTTTGGATAAATTCAATAAAGAAAGACAAAAGAAAAACCGTTACATGATGTTGGTCAAAGGATTAGATTATGATCAATATCAACGCATACGTAAATTTCCAATTTTCAATAAAGGTCAAAATAAAGGTGGATTTATTCATGAAACTGAATCTATTCGTGAATTGATTGTTTCGGATATTGGAGCGCGTACAATCGGTTATGATGATTCGAGAGGAAAAGTTGGGTTAGAAGGAGCTTATAGTGATCTTTTAACAGGAGTCGAAGGTCGTCGTTGGGAGCAATTCATGGGACGTGGAAAATGGAAACCATTTAAGCAATGGGAGCAAGAACCACAACCTGGGTCGTCTGTTTATACCACAATAGATGCTGATTTACAAATGATATCTTATGATGCTTTGTATCAGCAACTTTCTGCTTTTGAGGCACAGCACGGAAGTGTAGTGGTGATGGAAGTAGCAACAGGTAAAATACGTGCCATTGTTAACTTGACACGTAAAGAGAATGGAACATACGTCGATGATTATAATTATGCCGTAGGTGAGGCAGCTGAACCAGGATCTACATTCAAAGCTGTATCGATGTTAATCGGTATGGATGATGGGTATTTTAATAAAAATACTGTGGTAGAAACAGGTGGTGGTGCTTACAAATTATACAATAGAAGAATTACCGATTCGCATGCGAATGGTACATTAACTGTAGATGGTGTAATTAAAAAATCTTCTAATATCGGTACGGCTAAATTAATCAATGAGCATTACAATTCTCAGCCAGAAAAGTTCTTTAAAAAATTAGAACAATGGCATATGACAAAACCTCTTGGAGTTGATATCCTTGGGGAAGGTAAGCCGATTATGCATCGACCTGATTCTAAATCATGGTCGAATGTTACTTTACCTGTAATGTCCTATGGTTACGGATTAAGTATTACACCAATACAATTGGTGACATTTTATAACGCAATTGCCAATAATGGAAAGATGGTTAAACCTCTTTTTATGGATAAAATTGCGAAAAAAGGGGAGGAAGATATTGTTTTTGAACCTGTTGTTTTGGTAGAGCGTTTGACTTCTATAGAGAATATAAAAGCAATGCAAGATATGTTGAAGGGAGCCGTAACGGAAGGTACAGCTCGATTAATTCATACGGATAACTACGAAATTGCAGGAAAAACAGGTACAGCACGAGTTGAATATTGGAAAAAAGATCAAGGTATGCAATACCGTGCATCTTTTGCGGGGTACTTTCCAGCAGACAAACCAAAGTATTCTTGTATCGTAGTGGTGCATAAACCAAATCCTCAAAAAGGATATTATGGAGGTGGTGTAACAGCTCCTGTATTTAAGAAGATTGCAGATTGGGTATATTCAAAAACTCCCATACCTTTGCCATCTGATATTAAAAAGTCTGGTAAAAATGTAATTAACGAATTCGCAAAAGAATCGGTGATTAATGTGAGCAAAGTTCAAAACATTGTTCCAAATGTCATGGGGTATTCCGGAAGTAAAGCTATTCCTGTATTGGAAAATATGGGCTTAGATGTACGTTATTCTGGGATTGGTCGTGTGACAAATCAATCTTTACCAGCCGGAAAAAGATTTAAAAAAGGTGAAACAATTTATTTAATGTTGGAGAGAT